A window from Gossypium raimondii isolate GPD5lz chromosome 7, ASM2569854v1, whole genome shotgun sequence encodes these proteins:
- the LOC105785199 gene encoding E3 ubiquitin protein ligase RIN2-like isoform X1: MGVNYLVISAFSTALSFIALRLRTEFSLDKLQTDGLITGNFIHTENVNHVLELLLGSYSMALLANFVLNVFILVILTLKTVFFGQLYPSEIRKLIERIINYVIYKGTFLPLVIPPTIIQAGLWLIWLTVICCLKMFQALGRDRLEHLNASPSVTPWAYFRVFSVFLFVLSFSFFWIGLSFVLYKTLNPSMFLLLFFEPLSITFETMQAILVHGFQLLEISFHAVGNTVDCQRSKLFDLSVADSFWEWKGILIRNLGFFLDLATLIMAVGHYVLIWWLHGMAFHLADAVLFLNIRALLTAIVKRIKGFIKLRMALGALHAALPDATSEEIQAYDDECAICRESMAKAKKLHCNHLFHLSCLRSWLDQGLNEAYSCPTCRKPLFLGRTENEVNSRQINPGLDRQNMPGHTLATGVFPNQMQNPVEGSPWRFGSFKLVSLACLEITVCCTFILNNHLI; this comes from the exons AGCGTTCTCTACAGCTTTAAGCTTTATAGCTCTTCGACTTCGGACAGAATTTTCACTGGATAAACTTCAAACTGATGGGTTAATTACTGGGAATTTTATTCATACGGAAAATGTCAACCATGTACTTGAGCTTCTTTTGGGTTCTTACTCCATGGCTCTGCTGGCAAATTTTGTGCTCAATGTATTTATTCTAGTCATCCTTACTCTAAAG ACTGTATTCTTTGGTCAGTTATACCCTTCAGAAATTCGGAAATTAATAGAACGCATTATCAACTATGTTATCTACAAG GGGACCTTTTTACCATTAGTTATTCCACCAACAATAATCCAAGCAGGTCTTTGGTTAATCTGGTTGACTGTTATATGTTGTCTAAAG ATGTTTCAAGCTTTGGGCAGGGATAGACTTGAGCATTTGAATGCATCTCCTTCCGTTACACCGTGGGCATACTTTCGTGTCTTTTCAGTGTTTCTCTTTGTCCTATCTTTCAGTTTCTTCTG GATAGGGCTGAGCTTTGTGCTATACAAAACACTGAATCCGTCTATGTTTCTGCTGTTGTTTTTTGAGCCTCTCAGTATTACTTTTGAGACCATGCAG GCAATTTTGGTTCATGGGTTTCAGCTGCTTGAAATATCATTCCATGCAGTGGGCAACACTGTAGATTGCCAAAGATCAAAACTATTTGATTTATCAGTTGCAG ATTCGTTTTGGGAATGGAAGGGCATTCTTATTCGCAATCTAGGTTTCTTCCTTGACTTGGCAACACTGATAATGGCAGTTGGCCATTATGTGCTTATTTGGTGGCTTCATGGCATGGCATTCCATCTAGCAGATGCAGTTCTTTTCTTGAATATACGC GCATTGCTAACTGCAATTGTGAAACGAATAAAGGGATTTATCAAATTGAGAATGGCACTAGGTGCTCTTCATGCGGCACTTCCTGATGCAACATCTGAAGAGATACAGGCATATGATGATGAATGTGCCATATGTCGG GAATCTATGGCCAAGGCTAAAAAGCTTCATTGTAATCacctttttcatctttcttgcTTGAGATCTTG GTTGGACCAAGGCTTAAATGAAGCTTACTCATGTCCAACATGTAGAAAGCCACTTTTCCTGGGCAGAACTGAAAATGAGGTGAATTCCCGTCAAATAAATCCTGGACTTGATCGGCAAAATATGCCTGGTCACACTTTAGCTACCGGAGTATTCCCAAATCAAATGCAGAACCCAGTGGAGGGCAGCCCTTGGAGGTTTGGTTCCTTTAAACTAGTCTCCCTAGCTTGCCTTGAAATAACAGTGTGTTGTactttcattttgaacaatcaTTTAATCTag
- the LOC105785199 gene encoding E3 ubiquitin protein ligase RIN2-like isoform X2 yields the protein MGVNYLVISAFSTALSFIALRLRTEFSLDKLQTDGLITGNFIHTENVNHVLELLLGSYSMALLANFVLNVFILVILTLKTVFFGQLYPSEIRKLIERIINYVIYKGTFLPLVIPPTIIQAGLWLIWLTVICCLKMFQALGRDRLEHLNASPSVTPWAYFRVFSVFLFVLSFSFFWIGLSFVLYKTLNPSMFLLLFFEPLSITFETMQAILVHGFQLLEISFHAVGNTVDCQRSKLFDLSVADSFWEWKGILIRNLGFFLDLATLIMAVGHYVLIWWLHGMAFHLADAVLFLNIRALLTAIVKRIKGFIKLRMALGALHAALPDATSEEIQAYDDECAICRESMAKAKKLHCNHLFHLSCLRSWLDQGLNEAYSCPTCRKPLFLGRTENEVNSRQINPGLDRQNMPGHTLATGVFPNQMQNPVEGSPWRSQKGDGNFQMPKI from the exons AGCGTTCTCTACAGCTTTAAGCTTTATAGCTCTTCGACTTCGGACAGAATTTTCACTGGATAAACTTCAAACTGATGGGTTAATTACTGGGAATTTTATTCATACGGAAAATGTCAACCATGTACTTGAGCTTCTTTTGGGTTCTTACTCCATGGCTCTGCTGGCAAATTTTGTGCTCAATGTATTTATTCTAGTCATCCTTACTCTAAAG ACTGTATTCTTTGGTCAGTTATACCCTTCAGAAATTCGGAAATTAATAGAACGCATTATCAACTATGTTATCTACAAG GGGACCTTTTTACCATTAGTTATTCCACCAACAATAATCCAAGCAGGTCTTTGGTTAATCTGGTTGACTGTTATATGTTGTCTAAAG ATGTTTCAAGCTTTGGGCAGGGATAGACTTGAGCATTTGAATGCATCTCCTTCCGTTACACCGTGGGCATACTTTCGTGTCTTTTCAGTGTTTCTCTTTGTCCTATCTTTCAGTTTCTTCTG GATAGGGCTGAGCTTTGTGCTATACAAAACACTGAATCCGTCTATGTTTCTGCTGTTGTTTTTTGAGCCTCTCAGTATTACTTTTGAGACCATGCAG GCAATTTTGGTTCATGGGTTTCAGCTGCTTGAAATATCATTCCATGCAGTGGGCAACACTGTAGATTGCCAAAGATCAAAACTATTTGATTTATCAGTTGCAG ATTCGTTTTGGGAATGGAAGGGCATTCTTATTCGCAATCTAGGTTTCTTCCTTGACTTGGCAACACTGATAATGGCAGTTGGCCATTATGTGCTTATTTGGTGGCTTCATGGCATGGCATTCCATCTAGCAGATGCAGTTCTTTTCTTGAATATACGC GCATTGCTAACTGCAATTGTGAAACGAATAAAGGGATTTATCAAATTGAGAATGGCACTAGGTGCTCTTCATGCGGCACTTCCTGATGCAACATCTGAAGAGATACAGGCATATGATGATGAATGTGCCATATGTCGG GAATCTATGGCCAAGGCTAAAAAGCTTCATTGTAATCacctttttcatctttcttgcTTGAGATCTTG GTTGGACCAAGGCTTAAATGAAGCTTACTCATGTCCAACATGTAGAAAGCCACTTTTCCTGGGCAGAACTGAAAATGAGGTGAATTCCCGTCAAATAAATCCTGGACTTGATCGGCAAAATATGCCTGGTCACACTTTAGCTACCGGAGTATTCCCAAATCAAATGCAGAACCCAGTGGAGGGCAGCCCTTGGAG GAGTCAGAAGGGAGATGGCAACTTTCAGATGCCTAAGATATAA
- the LOC105785199 gene encoding E3 ubiquitin protein ligase RIN2-like isoform X3, translating to MGVNYLVISAFSTALSFIALRLRTEFSLDKLQTDGLITGNFIHTENVNHVLELLLGSYSMALLANFVLNVFILVILTLKTVFFGQLYPSEIRKLIERIINYVIYKGTFLPLVIPPTIIQAGLWLIWLTVICCLKMFQALGRDRLEHLNASPSVTPWAYFRVFSVFLFVLSFSFFWIGLSFVLYKTLNPSMFLLLFFEPLSITFETMQAILVHGFQLLEISFHAVGNTVDCQRSKLFDLSVADSFWEWKGILIRNLGFFLDLATLIMAVGHYVLIWWLHGMAFHLADAVLFLNIRALLTAIVKRIKGFIKLRMALGALHAALPDATSEEIQAYDDECAICRESMAKAKKLHCNHLFHLSCLRSWLDQGLNEAYSCPTCRKPLFLGRTENEVNSRQINPGLDRQNMPGHTLATGVFPNQMQNPVEGSPWRSAGLDSGWPHS from the exons AGCGTTCTCTACAGCTTTAAGCTTTATAGCTCTTCGACTTCGGACAGAATTTTCACTGGATAAACTTCAAACTGATGGGTTAATTACTGGGAATTTTATTCATACGGAAAATGTCAACCATGTACTTGAGCTTCTTTTGGGTTCTTACTCCATGGCTCTGCTGGCAAATTTTGTGCTCAATGTATTTATTCTAGTCATCCTTACTCTAAAG ACTGTATTCTTTGGTCAGTTATACCCTTCAGAAATTCGGAAATTAATAGAACGCATTATCAACTATGTTATCTACAAG GGGACCTTTTTACCATTAGTTATTCCACCAACAATAATCCAAGCAGGTCTTTGGTTAATCTGGTTGACTGTTATATGTTGTCTAAAG ATGTTTCAAGCTTTGGGCAGGGATAGACTTGAGCATTTGAATGCATCTCCTTCCGTTACACCGTGGGCATACTTTCGTGTCTTTTCAGTGTTTCTCTTTGTCCTATCTTTCAGTTTCTTCTG GATAGGGCTGAGCTTTGTGCTATACAAAACACTGAATCCGTCTATGTTTCTGCTGTTGTTTTTTGAGCCTCTCAGTATTACTTTTGAGACCATGCAG GCAATTTTGGTTCATGGGTTTCAGCTGCTTGAAATATCATTCCATGCAGTGGGCAACACTGTAGATTGCCAAAGATCAAAACTATTTGATTTATCAGTTGCAG ATTCGTTTTGGGAATGGAAGGGCATTCTTATTCGCAATCTAGGTTTCTTCCTTGACTTGGCAACACTGATAATGGCAGTTGGCCATTATGTGCTTATTTGGTGGCTTCATGGCATGGCATTCCATCTAGCAGATGCAGTTCTTTTCTTGAATATACGC GCATTGCTAACTGCAATTGTGAAACGAATAAAGGGATTTATCAAATTGAGAATGGCACTAGGTGCTCTTCATGCGGCACTTCCTGATGCAACATCTGAAGAGATACAGGCATATGATGATGAATGTGCCATATGTCGG GAATCTATGGCCAAGGCTAAAAAGCTTCATTGTAATCacctttttcatctttcttgcTTGAGATCTTG GTTGGACCAAGGCTTAAATGAAGCTTACTCATGTCCAACATGTAGAAAGCCACTTTTCCTGGGCAGAACTGAAAATGAGGTGAATTCCCGTCAAATAAATCCTGGACTTGATCGGCAAAATATGCCTGGTCACACTTTAGCTACCGGAGTATTCCCAAATCAAATGCAGAACCCAGTGGAGGGCAGCCCTTGGAG GAGTGCAGGACTGGATTCTGGATGGCCGCATTCTTGA
- the LOC105785211 gene encoding uncharacterized protein LOC105785211, with amino-acid sequence MLLDSQSHPQQSSAFHAIVCHLYLFKIPPKEIFTYQLDLIPNPIMSCLFFFIFVCLAMHACNARHLGVVMDDNDVSNKKHLFSTKVMGSVKRLNKEQPTETSVKSIVFHERKGREERSKTAVGVSASGKELDERSGFFSDYSRPRTRPPSHN; translated from the exons ATGCTCTTAGACAGTCAGTCTCACCCACAGCAATCATCTGCCTTTCATGCAATAGTCTgccatttatatttattcaaaataccaccaaaagaaatttttacTTACCAACTAGATTTAATTCCGAATCCGATCATGTCTTGTCtattcttcttcatctttgtGTGCCTGgccatgcatgcatgcaatGCACGACATCTTGGAGTAGTCATGGACGACAATGATGTATCCAATAAGAAACATCTTTTTTCTACCAAG GTGATGGGAAGTGTTAAACGGCTGAACAAGGAGCAACCGACAGAAACATCAGTTAAAAGCATAGTTTTCCATGAGAGGAAGGGCAGAGAAGAAAGGTCAAAGACAGCAGTAGGTGTTTCAGCTTCGGGCAAGGAGTTGGATGAACGTAGTGGGTTTTTCTCTGATTATTCCAGACCTAGAACACGCCCTCCTTCTCACAATTGA
- the LOC105785189 gene encoding pectinesterase PPME1-like — MTGIGIGNVEVGALITIIFIFAPTVSSQSSPEIPEDKSQVSAWFDANVMPASERTGSIDPVLAQAETEPTVVKVVQGGGGDFETITEAIESVPEGNDKRVIISIGPGSYKEKIKIERTKPFITFHGDPDGMPTLTFDGTAHDYGTVDSASLIVEFDFFMAVNLIIENSASRPDGKTEGAQAVALRISSDEAAFYNCKIIGFQDTLCDDRGNHFFMNCYIHATVDFIFESEKSLYLNTELYVDGDTGLTVITAQARESQEENTGYSFVHCTITGTAQGAYLGRAWKTSPKVVYAYTDMSEVINPEGWSHNLQPERAQTVFYGEYKNTGPGADQAGRVPFAAQLTENVAQEFLNLGCIEGSRWLLPPPNI, encoded by the exons ATGACAGGAATAGGAATCGGAAACGTTGAAGTTGGTGCACTAATTaccataattttcatatttgctCCAACTGTTTCATCGCAAAGTTCACCAGAGATACCCGAAGATAAATCACAAGTGAGTGCGTGGTTTGACGCCAACGTCATGCCTGCATCTGAGAGAACTGGCAGCATAGACCCTGTCCTTGCACAGGCCGAGACTGAACCTACAGTGGTAAAAGTGGTGCAAGGTGGCGGTGGAGATTTTGAAACCATAACCGAAGCCATTGAGAGCGTTCCGGAAGGGAACGACAAACGCGTGATTATATCGATTGGACCTGGTTCttataaagagaaaatcaaaattgaacGAACTAAACCATTCATTACATTCCATGGGGATCCCGACGGGATGCCAACTTTGACATTCGATGGTACCGCACATGATTATGGAACAGTAGACAGTGCCTCCCTTATTGTGGAGTTTGATTTCTTTATGGCTGTTAATCTCATTATAGAA AATTCTGCTTCGAGACCAGACGGGAAAACGGAGGGAGCACAAGCGGTTGCCCTGAGAATCTCTAGCGATGAGGCGGCTTTCTATAACTGCAAGATCATTGGTTTCCAAGATACTTTGTGTGATGACAGGGGCAACCATTTCTTTATGAACTGCTATATTCATGCCACTGTTGATTTCATTTTCGAAAGTGAAAAGTCTTTGTATCTG AACACAGAATTATACGTAGACGGGGATACGGGACTAACAGTAATCACAGCACAAGCAAGGGAAAGTCAAGAGGAGAACACTGGTTATTCTTTTGTGCATTGCACCATTACTGGAACAGCGCAAGGTGCATATCTGGGTAGAGCTTGGAAGACCAGTCCAAAAGTTGTTTATGCCTACACTGATATGAGCGAAGTCATCAATCCCGAGGGATGGTCTCATAATTTACAACCTGAGCGCGCCCA AACTGTTTTCTACGGAGAATACAAGAACACAGGGCCAGGAGCTGATCAAGCTGGGCGAGTGCCATTCGCTGCACAGCTAACTGAGAATGTTGCCCAAGAATTCTTAAATCTTGGTTGCATTGAGGGTAGCAGATGGTTGCTTCCGCCTCCAAATATCTAA